One genomic window of Camelina sativa cultivar DH55 chromosome 5, Cs, whole genome shotgun sequence includes the following:
- the LOC104786874 gene encoding CASP-like protein 5A2 has product MNVSHASVHPVEDPPAAATEVVNPPRVRMDDMEGMPGTLLGFALRFFQFLFAAAALCVMATTSDFPSVTAFCYLVAATGLQSLWSLTLAMVDVYAIMVKRSLQNRRLVSLFAIGDGVTSTLTFAAACASAGITVLIDNDLNSCGQNHCVQFETSTALAFISWFAALPSFLFNFWSLASR; this is encoded by the exons atgaATGTGAGCCATGCATCGGTTCATCCAGTGGAAGATCCTCCAGCAGCAGCTACTGAAGTTGTTAATCCGCCGAGGGTGAGGATGGATGATATGGAAGGCATGCCCGGAACACTACTTGGATTTGCTCTTCGTTTCTTTCAGTTCTTGTTTGCTGCTGCTGCTCTCTGTGTTATGGCTACTACTAGTGATTTCCCTTCCGTTACCGCCTTTTG CTACCTAGTTGCAGCTACTGGTCTGCAGAGCTTATGGAGTCTTACATTAGCCATGGTTGACGTCTATGCTATTATGGTCAAACGTTCACTACAGAACCGTCGTCTTGTGAGCTTGTTTGCAATCGGTGATGGG GTTACATCGACGCTGACCTTTGCAGCGGCTTGTGCATCGGCAGGCATAACGGTTCTCATAGACAACGATCTAAATAGCTGCGGACAAAACCATTGTGTTCAGTTTGAGACATCGACAGCATTAGCCTTCATAAGCTGGTTTGCTGCTTTGCCCTCTTTTCTCTTCAACTTCTGGTCTCTTGCATCTCGTTGA